The Candidatus Koribacter versatilis Ellin345 genome has a segment encoding these proteins:
- a CDS encoding phage major capsid protein, which yields MKYELKYQHVLAEVLSSPWAILPETLKSITSVLAFRAAGHELGEEEILSRVGELRTDREPYAVTAEGRSPKASPVTSGAVMVIPIYGVIGPKASQFERASSGGGTGIDALTQTFRSALSNPDISAIVFDVDSPGGSVFGIAELADEIYAGRGKKKIVAQVAPRAASAAYWLAASAGEVVVTPSGQAGSIGVFVAHEDLSKALDMQGVKETLISAGKYKVEGASSQPLSDEARAAMQNMVDQYYGAFVQGVARGRAVTAATVRNSFGEGRVVSAQDALQLGMVDRIATLDQTIAALLGGRPAKSASAQVPVSVPAASVAEKPASAEITEEATMATAPTPAAGAAEINVLRDVAIASEEQRVKGITALARHASMTDKLSGWLREGKTIDAVSEEIVDLQKKGAKPVNIPAPGAQVDLNDREQRQYSILRAVRSMVLAQKRDEKLGSDTDASFEREVSDTIAKKLNRETSGIYIPTNLRATVPGLDPKAVLNSGSSPGTNFVQTTIRPDEFIDLLRNRLVVMKMGARKLGDLQGNLQLPKQTAAATLYWTGENPGSAVTATDQTTGSVTLSPKQAMAQTAYSRQFIIQSSIDAEQFVREDLANIFALGVDLAALVGSGTSNQPKGIVNQSGVGTEAIATDGGAITYSIITKAQEDLEESSIPLIAPGIATTPGVKKKLRNTAELSNTISLPIWHSDDTVAGYPAMSSNQLPSNTSKGSGTNLHTMIVGDWAQLILGEWGALEIIADPYTQAGKGNVVLTGSMLVDIAVRYAQAFVVINDINPTS from the coding sequence GTGAAATACGAGCTTAAATACCAGCATGTGCTTGCCGAGGTCCTGAGTTCTCCTTGGGCCATCCTTCCCGAGACGCTCAAGTCCATCACCTCGGTGCTGGCCTTCCGCGCCGCCGGTCATGAGTTGGGCGAAGAAGAGATTCTCTCGCGGGTTGGCGAGCTGCGCACCGATCGTGAACCGTATGCCGTCACGGCCGAAGGGCGTTCGCCCAAGGCTTCGCCGGTTACCTCGGGCGCGGTCATGGTCATCCCGATCTATGGCGTCATCGGCCCCAAGGCTTCGCAGTTTGAGCGCGCCTCGAGCGGTGGCGGCACTGGCATCGATGCGTTGACGCAAACCTTCCGCTCTGCGCTTTCCAATCCTGATATTTCGGCCATCGTCTTCGACGTGGATTCCCCTGGCGGCAGCGTCTTCGGCATTGCCGAGCTCGCGGACGAGATCTATGCCGGCCGCGGGAAAAAGAAGATTGTCGCGCAGGTCGCGCCGCGCGCTGCCAGCGCTGCTTACTGGCTTGCCGCTTCTGCCGGCGAAGTCGTTGTCACACCCAGTGGTCAGGCGGGGTCCATCGGCGTGTTTGTCGCGCATGAAGATCTCTCGAAAGCGCTCGATATGCAGGGCGTCAAGGAAACTCTCATCAGCGCCGGCAAGTACAAGGTCGAAGGCGCGAGTTCCCAGCCACTCAGCGACGAGGCTCGGGCGGCCATGCAGAACATGGTCGATCAGTATTACGGCGCATTCGTGCAGGGCGTTGCCCGCGGCCGCGCCGTCACTGCCGCGACGGTCCGCAATAGCTTTGGTGAAGGTCGCGTCGTCAGCGCGCAGGATGCGCTCCAGCTCGGCATGGTGGACCGCATTGCCACCCTCGACCAGACCATCGCTGCGCTGCTTGGCGGCCGTCCTGCGAAGAGCGCCAGCGCACAAGTTCCTGTATCAGTTCCGGCTGCTTCGGTGGCCGAAAAACCGGCGTCAGCCGAAATCACAGAGGAGGCCACCATGGCCACTGCACCAACTCCGGCGGCAGGCGCCGCTGAAATCAACGTTCTCCGCGACGTCGCAATTGCGTCGGAAGAGCAGCGCGTCAAGGGCATCACTGCACTCGCCCGCCACGCAAGCATGACTGACAAGCTCAGCGGCTGGCTCCGCGAGGGCAAGACGATCGATGCGGTTTCGGAAGAGATCGTTGACCTTCAGAAGAAGGGCGCGAAGCCGGTCAACATCCCCGCGCCGGGTGCCCAGGTGGATCTCAACGATCGCGAGCAGAGGCAGTATTCCATCCTGCGTGCGGTCCGCAGCATGGTGCTGGCGCAGAAGCGCGACGAGAAGCTCGGCAGCGACACGGATGCCAGTTTCGAGCGCGAAGTCAGCGACACCATCGCCAAGAAGCTGAACCGCGAAACGAGCGGCATCTATATCCCCACGAACCTGCGGGCGACGGTGCCGGGCCTCGATCCCAAGGCTGTGCTCAATAGCGGATCTTCGCCGGGCACCAACTTCGTGCAGACCACGATCCGGCCTGACGAATTCATTGACCTGCTGCGCAATCGCCTGGTGGTGATGAAGATGGGCGCCCGCAAGCTCGGCGATCTCCAGGGCAACCTGCAGCTCCCCAAGCAAACGGCTGCGGCGACTCTCTACTGGACCGGTGAGAACCCGGGCAGCGCGGTGACCGCCACCGATCAGACCACCGGCAGCGTCACGCTCTCGCCGAAGCAGGCGATGGCGCAGACGGCTTACAGCCGTCAGTTCATCATCCAGTCCTCGATCGACGCCGAGCAGTTCGTGCGTGAGGACCTGGCCAACATCTTCGCGTTGGGCGTGGATCTCGCGGCGCTCGTCGGCAGCGGCACCTCGAACCAGCCGAAGGGCATCGTGAACCAGAGCGGCGTCGGCACCGAGGCGATCGCCACCGATGGCGGCGCTATCACGTACTCCATCATCACCAAGGCGCAGGAAGATCTCGAGGAGAGCAGCATCCCGTTAATCGCCCCGGGCATCGCCACCACGCCAGGTGTCAAGAAGAAGTTGCGCAACACCGCCGAGCTCTCCAACACCATCTCGCTGCCCATCTGGCACAGCGACGACACGGTCGCGGGTTACCCGGCGATGTCTTCGAACCAGTTGCCCTCGAACACATCCAAGGGCAGCGGTACGAACCTCCACACCATGATCGTCGGCGACTGGGCCCAGCTCATCCTCGGCGAGTGGGGCGCACTCGAGATCATCGCTGATCCGTACACCCAGGCGGGCAAGGGCAACGTCGTGTTGACCGGTTCCATGCTGGTCGATATCGCGGTGCGCTATGCGCAGGCCTTCGTCGTCATCAACGACATCAACCCGACCTCGTAA
- a CDS encoding phage portal protein: protein MRIETLFTTPEAPRASALQTLFDNRVPAPPAPAKSEPLKASTTGYPSYAGAGLSRLNADWIGTLLSSDQEVRNSLKRLRARCRQLHNNNDYAMRFVNLVKRNAVGPNGIQLEAQLQADQDELAEQVNDELERGWRKWCRKGNPTADGKLSWVDVQNLVWESLIVDGEVFLRKIVGFPDNDFGFTLQFIDPDQVDVQFNRPRKVDSARGTVQNEVRMGIEVNEWLRPIAYWVLDGHPAEGHVKRTAIPASDMIHIHMFRRGNQTRGVPWLVTAMSRMNMLGGYEEAELTSARVGACQGGFFVSKTGEEYTGRKNKDDGSVEVSMEPGLFEQLPEGVDFKPFTPQHPNAAFPEFVKAMVRGMAVGLDISYPSLAGDLREVNFSSIRQAVLEEREMYRTLQTFAKDHLNQPVYEAWVPAAIPRKQLALPAAGIDEYVDPENLRWVGRGWTWVDPLKDVQAGKEARGSGQTTLAKLCAAQGEDWRDVIDQIAIEDDYAEKKGVILNFAVTKSADGLPAVTPDPSAPPVPVKDGDEEGENQ from the coding sequence ATGCGAATCGAGACGCTTTTCACGACGCCGGAAGCACCGCGGGCCTCGGCCCTGCAAACGCTGTTCGATAACCGCGTGCCTGCGCCTCCTGCTCCTGCGAAGTCGGAGCCGTTGAAGGCGAGCACCACCGGGTATCCGTCCTATGCCGGCGCCGGACTCTCGCGCCTCAATGCCGACTGGATCGGCACGCTACTTTCCAGCGACCAGGAAGTCCGCAACTCCCTCAAGCGCTTGCGTGCCCGTTGCCGCCAGCTCCACAACAACAACGACTACGCAATGCGCTTCGTGAACCTCGTCAAGCGCAACGCGGTCGGCCCCAATGGGATCCAGCTCGAGGCGCAATTGCAGGCCGACCAGGATGAACTCGCCGAGCAGGTGAATGACGAGCTCGAGCGCGGCTGGCGCAAATGGTGTCGCAAAGGCAATCCCACGGCCGACGGCAAGCTCTCCTGGGTCGATGTGCAGAACCTGGTGTGGGAGTCGTTGATCGTCGATGGCGAAGTCTTCTTGCGCAAGATCGTCGGCTTCCCCGACAACGATTTTGGTTTCACGCTTCAGTTCATCGACCCTGACCAGGTGGACGTGCAGTTCAATCGTCCTCGCAAGGTCGATTCCGCGCGCGGCACCGTGCAGAACGAAGTCCGCATGGGCATCGAGGTAAACGAATGGCTGCGCCCGATCGCCTACTGGGTGCTCGATGGCCACCCGGCGGAAGGGCACGTCAAGCGCACTGCGATTCCCGCTTCCGACATGATCCATATCCACATGTTCCGCCGCGGCAACCAGACGCGCGGTGTGCCCTGGCTCGTGACCGCCATGAGCCGCATGAACATGCTGGGCGGATATGAAGAGGCTGAGCTCACGTCAGCGCGCGTCGGTGCCTGCCAGGGCGGTTTCTTCGTCTCGAAAACCGGTGAGGAATATACCGGCCGGAAAAATAAGGACGATGGTTCCGTCGAAGTGTCCATGGAGCCGGGTCTTTTCGAACAGTTGCCGGAAGGCGTTGATTTCAAGCCCTTCACTCCGCAGCATCCCAACGCTGCTTTCCCTGAGTTCGTCAAGGCTATGGTGCGCGGTATGGCGGTGGGCCTCGATATCAGCTATCCGTCGCTCGCGGGCGATCTGCGCGAAGTCAATTTCTCTTCCATCCGCCAGGCGGTCCTCGAAGAGCGCGAGATGTATCGCACCCTGCAGACGTTTGCAAAGGACCACCTCAATCAGCCCGTATACGAGGCCTGGGTGCCAGCGGCGATCCCGCGCAAGCAACTCGCGCTGCCCGCCGCCGGCATAGATGAGTACGTGGATCCCGAGAATCTGCGCTGGGTCGGTCGCGGCTGGACCTGGGTGGATCCACTGAAGGACGTGCAGGCCGGCAAGGAAGCGCGCGGCAGCGGCCAAACCACGCTCGCCAAGCTCTGTGCCGCGCAGGGTGAGGATTGGCGCGACGTCATCGACCAGATCGCGATCGAGGACGACTATGCGGAGAAGAAGGGCGTGATCCTGAATTTTGCGGTCACCAAGAGCGCGGATGGTTTGCCCGCCGTTACACCCGATCCAAGTGCACCGCCTGTGCCGGTCAAGGATGGAGATGAGGAGGGCGAGAACCAGTGA
- a CDS encoding phage terminase large subunit family protein: protein MTSAPIIATQDPVLAVFQEAAQVFRPAPALTITEWAERHRILSTESSVSAGLYRCEVTPYAREMQDAIKDPDVEEVVFWTAAQMGKSTSQENIAAYFICEDPCPIIWMWPTKEVARDWSVDTLDPLLRDSPELSRRFTEGSRKSSNRGLFKKFPGGYLSAIGANSASGLRRRRARLLICDEIDGNPPSAGDEGDPIEIVISRAETFWNRKRVLASTCTNKGESRIEGRYEISSKGKYWVPCTSCGELMLLSFRGLKWPKGEEPTIENTYLPCEHCGVVLTEADKPAMLAAGRWIHEHPERKIRGYWINKMYSPFVAWWELAAKFKRLNARTTEDREALKPFVNLDLAETWEVKDEKPDRNRLVDRRETYEILREQREEGAPASQSKLVQVSLLPDSVTVLTCSVDVQVDRLEFEIVGWGHKRESWSIYVGNVPGDPKNEAVWLRLDQILQMELQHHRGSMLPIAATFVDSGFDAPEVYNFTKPRAYRWVFASKGSSEFNHVPLAKKKHIDRSNVWLYQVGVGQIKKTIYANLMVTAPGPAYMHFTTAHNTPEYFDQLTAETLESYYEHGFPRKRWKKQPGARNEALDLRVYNYAAFLSLSEQPDKLLDRLREQLLLDAKKLEDAGAKENQLPLISTELPPSTPPEPVDRAEATAATAEKLAETLTAALAPPPVVAPPSESFTPRVKVKRSSWL from the coding sequence ATGACCTCTGCTCCAATCATCGCCACACAGGATCCCGTCCTCGCCGTCTTCCAGGAGGCCGCACAGGTCTTCCGGCCTGCACCGGCGCTCACCATCACCGAGTGGGCAGAGCGTCATCGCATTCTCAGTACCGAGAGTTCGGTCAGTGCCGGCCTCTATCGTTGCGAGGTCACGCCCTATGCGCGCGAGATGCAGGATGCCATTAAGGATCCCGACGTCGAAGAGGTTGTCTTCTGGACCGCCGCGCAGATGGGCAAGTCCACTTCGCAGGAGAACATCGCGGCCTATTTCATCTGCGAAGATCCATGCCCAATCATCTGGATGTGGCCGACCAAAGAAGTCGCGCGTGATTGGTCGGTCGATACACTCGATCCACTACTTCGCGACTCGCCCGAGTTGTCGCGCCGTTTCACTGAAGGCTCGCGCAAATCATCGAACCGCGGGCTCTTTAAAAAGTTTCCCGGCGGGTATCTCTCCGCGATCGGTGCCAACTCGGCGTCAGGCCTGCGGCGCCGTCGAGCCCGTCTGCTCATCTGCGACGAAATCGACGGCAACCCGCCCAGCGCCGGCGACGAAGGCGATCCCATCGAGATTGTCATCTCCCGTGCTGAAACTTTCTGGAACCGCAAGCGCGTCCTGGCTTCTACCTGCACCAATAAGGGTGAGTCGCGGATCGAAGGCCGCTATGAGATCAGCTCGAAAGGGAAGTACTGGGTGCCATGCACGAGCTGCGGTGAACTCATGCTCCTTTCCTTCCGGGGCCTCAAGTGGCCGAAGGGAGAAGAGCCCACCATCGAGAATACGTATCTTCCGTGCGAACACTGCGGCGTTGTGCTCACCGAGGCCGATAAACCTGCCATGCTCGCCGCCGGCCGCTGGATCCACGAGCATCCCGAGCGCAAAATCCGCGGCTATTGGATCAACAAGATGTATTCGCCCTTCGTGGCCTGGTGGGAACTCGCAGCCAAGTTCAAGCGTCTGAACGCGCGTACCACGGAAGACCGCGAGGCGCTCAAGCCTTTCGTCAATCTCGATCTCGCTGAGACCTGGGAGGTAAAGGACGAAAAGCCCGATCGTAATCGCTTGGTCGATCGCCGTGAGACCTACGAAATACTCCGCGAGCAGCGCGAAGAAGGCGCGCCCGCCAGCCAATCGAAGCTTGTCCAGGTCTCGCTCCTGCCGGATAGTGTCACCGTCCTTACCTGCTCCGTGGACGTGCAGGTCGATCGCCTTGAGTTCGAAATCGTCGGATGGGGTCACAAGCGCGAAAGTTGGTCGATCTATGTTGGCAACGTTCCCGGAGATCCCAAGAACGAAGCCGTATGGCTGCGCCTCGATCAAATTCTCCAGATGGAGCTGCAGCACCATCGCGGGTCCATGCTGCCGATCGCGGCCACCTTCGTCGATTCCGGCTTCGACGCCCCCGAGGTCTACAACTTCACCAAGCCGCGCGCCTATCGCTGGGTGTTTGCCTCGAAGGGCTCGTCGGAGTTCAATCACGTCCCGCTGGCGAAGAAGAAGCACATCGATCGCAGCAACGTGTGGCTCTACCAGGTCGGCGTCGGTCAAATCAAAAAGACGATCTATGCCAACCTCATGGTCACCGCGCCTGGGCCGGCGTACATGCACTTCACCACCGCGCACAACACGCCCGAGTACTTCGATCAGCTCACCGCCGAAACTCTTGAGAGCTACTACGAGCACGGTTTTCCACGGAAGCGCTGGAAGAAGCAGCCCGGCGCTCGCAACGAGGCTCTCGATCTTCGGGTGTACAACTACGCCGCGTTCCTGTCGCTGAGCGAGCAGCCCGATAAGCTCCTCGATCGCCTGCGCGAGCAGTTGCTGCTCGACGCGAAGAAACTGGAAGATGCGGGCGCGAAAGAGAACCAGTTGCCGCTCATCTCCACCGAGCTCCCGCCTTCCACGCCTCCCGAGCCCGTCGATCGCGCGGAAGCGACTGCAGCGACAGCCGAAAAGCTCGCCGAGACGCTCACGGCCGCCCTCGCGCCTCCGCCTGTTGTAGCGCCTCCTTCTGAATCGTTCACGCCAAGGGTCAAGGTCAAGCGCTCTAGTTGGCTCTAG
- a CDS encoding ASCH domain-containing protein codes for MKALSIRCPWWWFILHGGKDIENRDWYCSYRGPVLIHASKWHEPHEAWADLQGAMAMMRRSGRMLLADVTLADMKRYGGHVIGQAEIADCVRKSDSPWFVGECGIVLRDVHPITPFPFKGALGLFDIPHSDGGAPVQTSAQESLFG; via the coding sequence ATGAAGGCGCTCAGCATCCGGTGCCCCTGGTGGTGGTTCATTCTACACGGTGGCAAAGACATCGAGAACCGTGACTGGTACTGCTCCTATCGCGGCCCCGTGCTCATTCACGCCAGCAAGTGGCATGAACCGCATGAGGCATGGGCCGACCTGCAGGGCGCAATGGCAATGATGCGGCGGTCCGGAAGGATGTTGCTGGCCGACGTGACCCTCGCCGATATGAAGCGCTACGGCGGTCACGTCATCGGCCAGGCGGAGATCGCCGATTGCGTGCGCAAGAGCGACAGCCCCTGGTTCGTCGGCGAGTGCGGCATCGTGCTCCGCGACGTCCACCCCATCACTCCGTTTCCGTTCAAGGGCGCGCTCGGTCTCTTCGACATTCCCCATAGCGACGGCGGCGCGCCGGTGCAAACGTCTGCACAAGAAAGCCTGTTCGGATGA